The DNA region GCGGTAGTGTCAGACAGGGCGTCGATCGCGAGCCACTGCTGAGGGGTGGCGCGGCCGCCGGCGAGGCGGATGCGGAGCATGAACGAGAAGGCTTTTTCTTTGCCGGCCTTCTTGAGCGCGAGGCGGAGATCGCGGTCGTCCTGGAGATAGAGGCCGTGGAATTTCGTGAGCTGGCCGCTGTCGTCAGTAATGGCGCCGGTGGAGGTGTCCGCGATCTCGGCTGCGAGGTTACCGCGCAGGAAATTCGAGGCGGCCTTGAGGCCTTCATTGTGGACGAGGGGCTTGGTTGCCGCAGGTGCTGTGCTCATGGAAAAGGAGGGAAACGTGGCCCACGGGAGCGGGCGGTTCAAGTTGGAATTAGTTTATTAAGTGACTTACTAAAGATAAGCAGTGGCCGAGTGAGCCATGCTTGGGGAACTCAGCGGGTGGCCAGAGCTTCGAGGATTTTCTCGGAGGCGCGCATCCCTTTCTTCATCACGCCCAAGTGGAAGCTTTCGTTGGGGGCGTGGAGGTTATCTTCTGGCAGGAAGAGGCCCATGAGAACGGAGTCGAGGCCGAGGACGCGTTTGATGTCTGCGATGATCGGGACGCTGCCGCCCTCGCGGAGATAGAGCGGCGGCTTGCCGAAGACCTCGCCGATGGCGGTGTCGGCCGCGCGGAAGGCTTTCGCCAAAACGGGCGATTGGTCTTTGGGCGTATTGGAGCGGCCGGGCGGGACGACGACGTAGGCCGTGCCCTCGTGCTGATCGACGATCTCGAAGGTGACATCTTTCGGCATGCGCTCACGTACGGTGCTGTAAAGCAGCTCGCGGATCTTCGTCGTGTTCTGGTTCGCGACGAGGCGGCAGCTGATTTTCGCGAAGGCTTTGCTGGGAATCACGGTCTTCGTCCCCTCCCCTTGGTAGCCGCCACCGATGCCGTTGAATTCGAGCGTGGGCAGATATCGCGTGGCCTCGAACGGCGTGTAGCCTTTCGTCGTGTAGAACGCAGGGATGCCGAGAAACTCGCGGTACTGCTCCTCGCTCTGGCCGAGCTTCGCGAGTTCGTCGCGCTCCCATTGCTCAACTTCGAGCACGTCGTCGTAGAAGCCGGGGACGTTGACGCGGCCGTCGGGCGTGTGGAGCGTCGCGCAGAGTTCGGCGAGCGCCTGAATCGGGTTTCTCAATACGCCGCCGTGCAGGCCGGAGTGGAGATCGCTTTTCGAGCCGGTGACAACGACATCGAAGAGGACGAGGCCGCGCAGGCCGCAGGTGATCACGATCTGGTCTTCGCGCGGGATGCCGGTGTCGGACAGGAAAACGAAGTCCGCTTTGCGGAGGCGGTGCTGATATTGTTCGAGGAAGAGCGGGAAACTCGGGCTACCCATTTCTTCTTCGCCCTCGATCATAAAGGTGATGTTGAGCGGCAGGTCGGGACGGCGCTCCAGCAGGCGGGCGACGGCGGAGATGTGCGTCATCAGCGGGCCTTTGTTATCGGCCGAGCCGCGACCGTAGAGGCGGTTGCCGCGGATCTCGGGCTCGAAGGCGGCGCTCATCCAGAGATTGAGCGGGTCGGCCGGTTGCACGTCGTAGTGACCGTAAATGATCACGTGCGGCCACTCCGGTTTACCGTGGCGCTCGGCGAGAATGACGGGGTGAAGCTTGGTGTGGATGACTTCGACGTTGAAACCGATCGAGGTCAGGAGACCGGCGACGAAATCGCGTGCGCCCACCATGCCGTCTTTGAACGACGGGTCGGCGGAGACGCTGGGGTGACGGATGAATTCCTTGAGCTTTTCGACCGGGTCAAACATGTCCGGGCAACGTGGCGAAAATCATGCGCGCGCGCTAGCGGGAAAAGCGGATGAGGAGAAAAGTTTTATCCCAGGAGGAAATCGCCCCGCTTGTTGTCACCACGCGGGGTGAGGGCACCCCGCCTACACCAGCCCACGCGCTCAATACTGCGTCTTCGCGTTTTCGTAGAGCGGTATGTACTGCGGCGCGAGTTTCTGGAGGTTGGCGATGCGCTGCTCGTCGGAGGGATGCGTGGAGAACCAGACGGGGGATTTTTGCGCGCCTGCGCTGTTCTTCGCCATCTTCTGCCAGAAGGTGATCGCCGCGCGCGGATCGTAACCCGCGCCCGCCGCGAAACGCAGGCCCACCGCATCGGCCTCGCTCTCGTGCAGACGCGAAAAGGGCAGCATGAAGCCGACCGACGAACCGAGCCCGTACGCGGCCAACACCATCGCGCGTTTCTCGGGATCGACGTCTTTCGCCTGCATCCCGATCTCGGTGAGCGCGGCGACTCCGGCGACAGCGTAGTTTTGCGATGTGCGCTCGGCTCCGTGACGCGAGGTGACGTGCGCGATTTCGTGGCCGATCACGGCGGCGACTTCGTCATCGCTGCCCGCGAGTTTGAGCAGGCCGGTGTACACGCCGACTTTGCCGCCGGGGAGCGCGAACGCGTTGACCTGATCGGACTCAAAAACGACGAATTCCCACTGGGCGTTGGGCAGCTCGCGGCCGACGGATTTCGCGATGCGCGCGCCGATGCGCTGCACCTGGGCGTTGGCCTTCGCGTTGGTGGAGATTTTTTCCTGCTGCTTGATCTGAGAAAACGAGGCGAGGCCCATCTGGGCCTCTTCGCCGGGCGAGACGAGCATGAGCTGTCGGCGGCCGGTTTCGGGGACGACGGCGCAGGCAGAAAATCCAAGGACGAGAAGAAGCGCGGAAGCGACGCGGGTATTCATGAGAGTGAAAGAAGCTGGCTCGCAGACTCGTGAGCAAGCCAGCGGTTCTCGGTTTTCCTTCAGAATGATCGGTGGAGGCGCGACGCCCTCGTCGCGCCACCATCAAACCAATCCTCGCACTCAGTGCTTAAAGTGGCGCAGGCTGGTGAAGACCATCGCCATGCCGCGCTCGTCGGCGGCCTTGATGACTTCCTCGTCGCGTACTGAGCCGCCGGGTTGAATCGCGGAGGTCGCGCCCGCATCGGCGGCGGCGATGAGGCCGTCGGCGAATGGGAACAACGCTTCGCTCACGACGACCGAGCCTTTGAGGTCGAGCTTCGCCTCGCCTGCTTTCCATACAGCGATGCGCGAGCTGTCCACGCGCGCCATCTGGCCGGCGCCGACGCCGAGCGTCTGTTCGCCGCGGCAGTAAACAATGGCGTTCGACTTCACGTGTTTGCAGACGCGCCAGCCAAACATCATGCTCGCCCACTCTTCCGCCGTGGGCTGGCGCTTGGTGACGACCTTGAAGTTACGCGGATCGCCGAGGGTTTTGTTGCGATCCTGCACGAGCAAACCGCCGACGACCGAGCGCACATCTTGGAGCGAATCCGCGCCGAGACCTTCCTTCGCGATCATGAGGCGCAGGTTTTTCTTCTTCGCGAAAATAGAGAGGGCTTCGTCGCTGAAACGCGGCGCGATGATCACTTCGGTGAAGATGTCTTTGATCTGCTCTGCAATGTCGGCTTCGAGCGTCCGGTTGACGACGATGATTCCTCCGAACGGCGCCTGCTTGTCTGTCGCGTAGGCTTTGTGCCAGGCGTCGATCAAAGTATCCGCGCTGGCGGCACCGCACGGATTGGTGTGCTTGAGGATCGCGATGGTCGGACGCTCGAACTCGCCGATGAGGTAAGTCGCCGACGTGATGTCCAGGATGTTGTTATAGCTGAGCTCTTTTCCTTGGAGCTGCTGGTAGTGATCGTGGAACGTGCCGTAGAGCGCGGCCTGCTGGTGGGGATTTTCGCCGTAGCGGAGCGACTGGGCTTTTTTGAGTGTGAGCGAAAACTTTTCAGGCAGCCCGGAGAGCGCGTTCATGTCGGGCTCGTCGGCCTGCGATTCGAGGTACTTCGCGATGGCTGCGTCGTAGCTGGCGGTGCGCTGGAAAACCTTCAGCGAGAGTTTGCGACGGAGCGCGGCGAGATCGGCCGGTTTGTCCAAGGCGGCAAGGACTGCGTTGTAGTCGGCGGGATCGCAGACGACGGAAACGCTTTCGAAGTTTTTCGCGGCGCTGCGCAGCATCGAAGGGCCGCCGATGTCGATGTTCTCGATGGCGTCTTCAAAGTGAACGTTGGGCTTCGCGACGGTTTCCTCGAAGGGATACAGATTCACGACGACGAGATCGATCATGCCGATGCCGTGCGCTTTGGCTGCGTCCATGTGCTCGGCTTTGTCGCGACGACAGAGAAGTCCGCCGTGGATTTTGGGGTGAAGGGTTTTCACGCGGCCTTCCATCATCTCGGGGAAACCGGTGTGCTGGCTGACCTCGGTGACGGGCAGGCCTTTTTCGGCGAGGAGCTTGGCGGTGCCGCCGGTGGAGAGCAGGCGGAAACCGTGCTTTTGGACGAGGGCGGTCGCGAATTCGACGAGGCCGCGTTTGTCACTCACTGAGAGCAGGGCGAGCTTTTCCATAGAGATAAAAAGGCTTTGTGCGGCTCGCAAAAATCACTGGCAAGCGTTTTGGTGAACGGCGTGGGAAGGCCGGGCACAAACAACAGAAAGGCGGACGACACGGAGGTCGTCCCTCCATTGCCTAAAACGCGCCGCGTGTGAGATCAGAAGGTGTTGCCGCCATTCACGGCGAGCGTCTGGCCGGTGATGAAACGGGAGGCGTCGGACGCGATGAATGCGACGGCGTCGGCGATTTCGGCGGGCACACCCTGACGGCGAAGCGGGAGTTGCGCAGCGTAACTATCAAGCGACTCCTTCGAAGTTCCTGCGTGGCGCTCGACGGGGATCCAGCCGGGGGCGACGTTGTTCACCGTGATCTGCCACGGACCGAACTCGGTCGCCCAGGCGCGGGTGAGGCCGAGCATCGCGCCTTTG from Nibricoccus aquaticus includes:
- a CDS encoding M20/M25/M40 family metallo-hydrolase; this encodes MFDPVEKLKEFIRHPSVSADPSFKDGMVGARDFVAGLLTSIGFNVEVIHTKLHPVILAERHGKPEWPHVIIYGHYDVQPADPLNLWMSAAFEPEIRGNRLYGRGSADNKGPLMTHISAVARLLERRPDLPLNITFMIEGEEEMGSPSFPLFLEQYQHRLRKADFVFLSDTGIPREDQIVITCGLRGLVLFDVVVTGSKSDLHSGLHGGVLRNPIQALAELCATLHTPDGRVNVPGFYDDVLEVEQWERDELAKLGQSEEQYREFLGIPAFYTTKGYTPFEATRYLPTLEFNGIGGGYQGEGTKTVIPSKAFAKISCRLVANQNTTKIRELLYSTVRERMPKDVTFEIVDQHEGTAYVVVPPGRSNTPKDQSPVLAKAFRAADTAIGEVFGKPPLYLREGGSVPIIADIKRVLGLDSVLMGLFLPEDNLHAPNESFHLGVMKKGMRASEKILEALATR
- a CDS encoding M48 family metallopeptidase, which translates into the protein MNTRVASALLLVLGFSACAVVPETGRRQLMLVSPGEEAQMGLASFSQIKQQEKISTNAKANAQVQRIGARIAKSVGRELPNAQWEFVVFESDQVNAFALPGGKVGVYTGLLKLAGSDDEVAAVIGHEIAHVTSRHGAERTSQNYAVAGVAALTEIGMQAKDVDPEKRAMVLAAYGLGSSVGFMLPFSRLHESEADAVGLRFAAGAGYDPRAAITFWQKMAKNSAGAQKSPVWFSTHPSDEQRIANLQKLAPQYIPLYENAKTQY
- the purH gene encoding bifunctional phosphoribosylaminoimidazolecarboxamide formyltransferase/IMP cyclohydrolase; protein product: MEKLALLSVSDKRGLVEFATALVQKHGFRLLSTGGTAKLLAEKGLPVTEVSQHTGFPEMMEGRVKTLHPKIHGGLLCRRDKAEHMDAAKAHGIGMIDLVVVNLYPFEETVAKPNVHFEDAIENIDIGGPSMLRSAAKNFESVSVVCDPADYNAVLAALDKPADLAALRRKLSLKVFQRTASYDAAIAKYLESQADEPDMNALSGLPEKFSLTLKKAQSLRYGENPHQQAALYGTFHDHYQQLQGKELSYNNILDITSATYLIGEFERPTIAILKHTNPCGAASADTLIDAWHKAYATDKQAPFGGIIVVNRTLEADIAEQIKDIFTEVIIAPRFSDEALSIFAKKKNLRLMIAKEGLGADSLQDVRSVVGGLLVQDRNKTLGDPRNFKVVTKRQPTAEEWASMMFGWRVCKHVKSNAIVYCRGEQTLGVGAGQMARVDSSRIAVWKAGEAKLDLKGSVVVSEALFPFADGLIAAADAGATSAIQPGGSVRDEEVIKAADERGMAMVFTSLRHFKH